The Glycine max cultivar Williams 82 chromosome 12, Glycine_max_v4.0, whole genome shotgun sequence genome window below encodes:
- the LOC100797647 gene encoding VQ motif-containing protein 4, which produces MEISLRLQDTETPPSMNNSPRSNLSNNCCTNYNNSIGIQIPTTPKTILRSDSTNPYPTTFVQADTSTFKQVVQMLTGSSETTKPQLQQQQQQQQQDLVQPQSSSSKNFNIPPMKATPKKQQGFKLYERRNNNNNHHLKNTLMINTLVPNFAHSSGFSSSHHNKPEILSPSLLDFPSLTLSSPVTPLNDDPFDKSSSPSLGSTSSEEERAIAEKGFYLHPSPMSTPRDSEPQLLPLFPVTSPRVSESPS; this is translated from the coding sequence ATGGAAATCAGCTTAAGGCTCCAAGACACAGAAACCCCACCTTCCATGAACAACTCCCCAAGAAGCAATCTGAGCAACAACTGCTGCACCAATTATAATAATAGCATTGGCATCCAAATCCCCACCACACCAAAAACCATCCTCAGATCTGACTCCACGAATCCTTACCCCACCACCTTTGTCCAAGCTGACACTTCCACTTTCAAACAGGTTGTTCAAATGCTCACTGGCTCATCAGAAACCACAAAGCCAcaactacaacaacaacaacaacaacaacaacaagatcTAGTTCAACCACAATCATCATCATCGAAGAACTTCAACATTCCTCCAATGAAAGCAACACCAAAGAAGCAGCAAGGGTTCAAGCTCTATGAGAGgaggaacaacaacaacaaccaccacCTCAAGAACACCCTCATGATCAACACCTTGGTCCCCAATTTTGCACACAGCTCAGGATTCTCCTCATCACACCACAACAAGCCAGAGATCCTCTCCCCAAGCTTGCTTGACTTCCCTTCCCTCACTCTCAGCAGCCCTGTCACTCCTTTGAATGATGACCCTTTTGATAAGTCCTCCTCACCTTCATTGGGAAGCACTTCCTCAGAGGAGGAGAGAGCCATAGCTGAAAAAGGGTTCTACTTGCATCCCTCTCCCATGTCAACTCCAAGAGACTCTGAGCCTCAGCTCTTGCCTTTGTTCCCTGTGACTTCACCTAGAGTTTCTGAGTCACCTTCTTGA